In a single window of the Sulfurimonas sp. hsl 1-7 genome:
- a CDS encoding NAD-dependent epimerase/dehydratase family protein, which produces MAHVLILGGDGYLGWPTAMYFSNRGYEVTVVDNYLRRNACTEIDVGMLYPIPSLVERAKIWHEKTGNEIKVAIGDLTDAEFTRGFFEGRVKYDWAINYDFTGVPETVVHYAEMPSAPYSMMDYKKSNFTITNNLLVSSNLLFAVRDLAPDTHIIKLGTMGEYGTPNIDIEEGWLEVEHNGRKQKFLYPRAAGSLYHTTKVMDTDLYWFGVRMWNLRITDLMQGPVYGIETEESKIDPRLRPIFNYDEVFGTIVNRFITQAINGYPLTVYGKGGQTRGYLNIKDTLQCVHMSEKSPAEKGELRIFNQVMETFSVNELADITKRVGDKLGYNVEIKNIENPRKEAEEHYYNPTYQGLINIGVEPHYLTDEVMEEMFKVVAEYKDNIRNDVIFRGVKW; this is translated from the coding sequence ATGGCACATGTTTTAATTTTAGGCGGAGACGGTTATTTAGGTTGGCCAACGGCTATGTACTTTTCAAACAGAGGTTATGAAGTAACGGTTGTAGATAACTATCTGCGTAGAAATGCTTGTACTGAGATAGATGTAGGTATGTTGTACCCAATTCCATCGTTAGTAGAAAGAGCAAAAATCTGGCATGAAAAAACAGGAAATGAGATCAAAGTTGCAATAGGTGATCTAACTGATGCTGAATTTACTCGTGGTTTTTTTGAAGGTCGCGTGAAATATGACTGGGCAATTAACTATGATTTTACTGGTGTTCCTGAAACTGTAGTGCATTATGCTGAAATGCCTTCTGCTCCATACTCTATGATGGACTATAAAAAATCAAACTTTACTATTACAAATAACTTACTAGTTTCTAGTAACTTACTTTTTGCAGTACGTGATCTAGCACCGGATACACACATCATTAAACTTGGTACAATGGGTGAGTATGGTACACCAAATATAGACATCGAAGAGGGTTGGTTAGAAGTAGAACATAATGGTAGAAAACAAAAGTTCTTATATCCAAGAGCTGCAGGTTCACTTTACCATACTACAAAAGTTATGGATACTGACCTTTACTGGTTTGGTGTTCGTATGTGGAATCTTCGTATTACAGACCTTATGCAAGGACCGGTATACGGAATAGAAACAGAAGAGAGTAAAATTGATCCAAGACTTCGTCCGATCTTTAACTACGATGAAGTATTTGGAACTATTGTAAACCGTTTTATTACACAAGCTATCAATGGTTACCCTTTAACTGTCTATGGTAAAGGTGGACAAACAAGAGGTTACCTAAATATTAAAGATACATTACAATGTGTACATATGTCAGAAAAATCTCCGGCAGAGAAGGGTGAACTTCGTATATTTAACCAAGTTATGGAAACATTTAGTGTAAATGAGTTAGCTGACATCACAAAACGTGTAGGTGATAAACTAGGTTACAATGTTGAAATTAAAAACATTGAAAATCCAAGAAAAGAAGCTGAAGAACATTACTACAATCCTACATATCAAGGTTTAATAAACATTGGTGTAGAGCCACACTATCTTACAGATGAAGTTATGGAAGAGATGTTTAAAGTTGTAGCTGAGTATAAAGATAACATTCGTAACGATGTAATTTTCCGTGGGGTTAAGTGGTAA
- a CDS encoding SDR family NAD(P)-dependent oxidoreductase codes for MINLYKNKKVLITGAAGTIGKGLIKQLLELDVKEIKAIDNNEASLFFLNEEYRKESRYNGFFCDIRDLDRLKYLCKDVDIILHTAAMKHVIISEVSPLDAVKTNADGTSNVIQAALESEKVSRVIYTSSDKAVNPTNVMGTTKLLGERMITSALNIKSSRDIIFTSTRFGNVIGSKGSVAPIFYKQIQAGKNITITDERMTRFIMTIEEACSLVLEASLLAKGGEVFVTKMPVMRIVDLAQAMIELVAPMFGRKAEDIEIEYIGSKPGEKLYEELMTDEETVRAYELDNMFTVKPSIPPMYEEVDYDSYENITNKVVTNPYVSANETYMNVEEIKAYLTEHKVIENLEL; via the coding sequence ATGATAAATTTGTATAAAAATAAAAAGGTGCTTATTACCGGTGCAGCTGGTACTATCGGTAAAGGGCTTATAAAGCAATTATTAGAATTAGATGTAAAAGAGATTAAAGCGATCGACAATAATGAAGCTTCGTTGTTCTTTTTAAATGAAGAGTATCGTAAAGAATCAAGATACAATGGTTTTTTCTGTGATATACGTGACCTTGACCGCTTAAAGTATCTTTGTAAAGATGTTGATATTATTCTTCATACTGCTGCAATGAAACATGTAATTATTAGTGAAGTGAGTCCATTGGATGCTGTAAAAACAAATGCAGACGGTACTTCAAATGTGATTCAAGCTGCATTAGAATCAGAGAAAGTTAGCAGAGTGATCTACACAAGTAGTGATAAAGCAGTTAATCCTACAAATGTTATGGGTACTACAAAGCTTCTCGGTGAAAGAATGATCACATCAGCACTAAATATTAAATCTTCAAGAGATATTATATTCACAAGTACGCGTTTCGGTAATGTTATAGGTTCTAAAGGTTCTGTAGCACCAATTTTTTATAAGCAGATTCAAGCAGGTAAAAATATTACGATTACAGATGAAAGAATGACACGTTTTATTATGACTATAGAAGAAGCGTGTAGTTTAGTTTTAGAAGCTTCATTATTGGCAAAGGGTGGTGAAGTTTTTGTAACTAAAATGCCAGTTATGCGTATAGTCGATTTAGCTCAGGCAATGATCGAACTCGTAGCACCTATGTTTGGTAGAAAAGCGGAAGATATTGAGATAGAATACATTGGAAGTAAACCAGGTGAGAAGCTTTATGAAGAGCTTATGACAGATGAAGAGACAGTAAGAGCATATGAACTTGACAATATGTTTACAGTAAAACCTTCTATACCACCTATGTATGAAGAAGTTGATTATGATAGTTATGAAAATATTACAAACAAAGTAGTAACAAATCCATACGTAAGTGCAAATGAAACATATATGAATGTAGAAGAGATCAAAGCGTATCTTACAGAACACAAAGTTATCGAAAATCTTGAGCTATAA
- a CDS encoding glycosyltransferase family 2 protein has protein sequence MNVSIIIPVYNEKGRLEKVLDELQGFNEVIVIDDASSIKVESYIDKKKFPNLQILTNEVNKGYLHSIKAGIAFARNDIVVTMDGDGEHRPEDVTKLIQPILDNKCDIVFGKRPEIARESEIFLLWLARMLTGSKVKDSGTGFRAIKTEYAKKLQFYGGCTCGTLLQECDYLNMRICEVDVELPKISKPRKIAWDHFFQFFSIWKFFFKTHIKGLDE, from the coding sequence ATGAACGTCTCTATTATAATTCCTGTGTATAACGAAAAAGGAAGACTTGAAAAAGTTTTAGATGAGTTACAAGGATTTAACGAAGTCATTGTTATAGATGATGCAAGTAGCATAAAAGTAGAAAGTTATATAGATAAAAAGAAGTTTCCAAATTTACAAATACTTACGAATGAAGTTAATAAGGGTTATTTGCATTCTATTAAAGCAGGTATTGCATTTGCAAGGAATGACATTGTAGTAACTATGGATGGTGATGGTGAACATAGACCTGAAGATGTTACAAAACTAATACAACCAATTTTAGATAATAAATGTGATATAGTTTTTGGCAAACGGCCTGAAATTGCGAGAGAATCTGAAATATTTTTACTTTGGTTGGCTCGTATGTTAACTGGTAGTAAGGTGAAAGATTCAGGTACCGGTTTTCGAGCAATCAAAACAGAATATGCAAAAAAATTACAATTTTATGGAGGATGTACTTGTGGAACTCTTTTGCAAGAGTGTGACTATTTAAATATGAGAATTTGTGAAGTAGATGTTGAACTTCCTAAAATTAGTAAACCTAGAAAGATCGCATGGGATCATTTCTTTCAATTTTTTTCCATATGGAAATTTTTCTTTAAAACACATATAAAAGGGCTAGATGAATGA
- the glmS gene encoding glutamine--fructose-6-phosphate transaminase (isomerizing), with protein sequence MCGIVGHLGCKDTKGILLNGLAELEYRGYDSAGIAILNNEDRHIFKAVGKLENLKEKTIELSLDNFSIGIGHTRWATHGKPTEENAHPHYGSDTYIVHNGIIENYQELKQMLQLDGFSFISQTDTEVFVHLFEKHQKNHTNYEAFKRALSEIEGAYAILLVTSSETETIYFAKKGSPLILGIKDDEKFFASSDAALLGQCNNVHFFEDGEFGYVNKNEVHIESATEKEIAFQNVKLPSDKLSAQKEGYRFFMEKEIYEQADVLADTLRGRVVDEKIEFDELDENLFDGINEIKLCACGTSYHAALTSSYLFERLAKVKVSVEIASEFRYKEPLLTKDTLFLVISQSGETADTLEALKMAKAAGLKTLAVCNVDNSSIVRLSDASILTRAGIEKGVASTKAFATQVAVLWMLSLYIAQFKKSLDTKELQKELHTLREVPNVTVVKDSVHEKTKRLAKRYLHGHGFFFIGRDVFYPLALEGALKLKEISYLHAEGYPAGEMKHGPIALADPELFTVALLSENMLFEKTKSNMEELGARDSTICCVSSYMYEKADDFIVIPKCNHYMLEFYEMMTATQLLAMEIAIKLENDVDMPRNLAKSVTVE encoded by the coding sequence GTGTGTGGAATAGTTGGACATCTTGGATGTAAAGATACAAAAGGTATCTTGTTAAACGGTTTAGCAGAATTAGAATACCGTGGGTATGATTCTGCCGGTATTGCTATACTAAATAATGAAGATAGACATATATTTAAAGCAGTTGGAAAGCTTGAAAATTTAAAAGAAAAAACAATTGAACTCTCATTAGATAACTTTAGTATAGGGATCGGACACACTCGTTGGGCTACACACGGAAAACCGACAGAAGAAAACGCTCATCCGCATTATGGAAGTGATACATATATTGTTCATAACGGGATCATAGAAAACTACCAAGAACTTAAACAAATGCTTCAACTAGATGGTTTTTCATTTATAAGTCAAACAGATACTGAAGTGTTTGTACACTTGTTTGAAAAACATCAAAAAAATCATACTAATTATGAAGCGTTTAAACGTGCTTTATCTGAGATAGAGGGGGCTTATGCTATTTTACTTGTTACAAGCTCTGAAACTGAAACGATCTACTTTGCCAAAAAAGGTTCACCACTTATACTTGGAATAAAAGATGATGAAAAGTTTTTTGCATCTTCTGATGCAGCATTGCTAGGGCAATGTAATAATGTCCATTTTTTTGAGGATGGAGAGTTCGGTTATGTAAACAAGAATGAAGTACACATAGAATCAGCTACAGAAAAAGAGATCGCTTTTCAAAATGTAAAACTTCCATCCGACAAACTCTCTGCCCAAAAAGAGGGGTATAGATTTTTTATGGAAAAAGAGATATATGAACAAGCAGATGTTCTTGCCGATACTCTTCGTGGACGTGTAGTCGATGAAAAGATTGAATTTGATGAATTAGATGAAAATTTATTTGACGGTATAAATGAAATCAAGTTATGTGCATGTGGAACTAGTTACCATGCAGCTTTGACATCTAGTTACTTGTTTGAGAGACTTGCAAAAGTAAAGGTAAGTGTTGAGATTGCAAGTGAATTTCGTTATAAAGAACCTTTACTGACAAAAGATACACTCTTTTTAGTGATCTCCCAAAGTGGAGAAACTGCCGATACACTTGAAGCTCTTAAGATGGCAAAAGCGGCAGGACTCAAAACACTTGCAGTGTGTAATGTAGATAACTCAAGCATTGTACGCTTAAGCGATGCAAGTATACTTACTCGTGCCGGAATAGAAAAAGGTGTAGCAAGTACAAAAGCATTTGCTACACAAGTGGCAGTGTTATGGATGCTGAGTTTATATATTGCACAATTTAAAAAGAGTTTAGATACAAAAGAGTTACAAAAAGAGCTTCATACTCTTAGAGAAGTACCAAATGTAACCGTAGTGAAAGATAGTGTGCATGAAAAAACAAAACGTCTTGCAAAGCGTTACTTGCATGGGCATGGTTTTTTCTTTATAGGTAGAGATGTATTTTACCCGTTAGCATTAGAAGGAGCATTGAAATTAAAAGAAATTAGCTACCTACATGCTGAAGGGTATCCTGCAGGGGAGATGAAACATGGTCCTATAGCCTTGGCGGATCCAGAACTTTTTACTGTAGCACTTTTAAGTGAAAACATGCTTTTTGAGAAAACAAAGAGCAATATGGAAGAGTTAGGCGCACGAGATTCGACAATCTGTTGTGTAAGTTCATATATGTATGAAAAAGCAGATGATTTCATAGTGATACCAAAGTGTAATCATTACATGTTAGAGTTTTATGAAATGATGACAGCTACGCAGTTACTTGCTATGGAGATAGCAATAAAACTGGAAAATGATGTAGATATGCCGAGAAACTTGGCAAAATCTGTGACAGTGGAGTAA
- a CDS encoding polysaccharide biosynthesis/export family protein has protein sequence MKKIIVTILILLTSLTAVELDVAPKDVDSNVSMMQESKKVFGNRLFNGSFSQNKQHRYNPNYLINIGDVVNIRLWGAFDFNASIPVDSQGNIFLPKVGTIQLVGLKNEELSRTLQSKIKSVFKTNVYVYADLGNYQPVSVFVTGAVNKPGLYEGLSSDSIIQFLDKARGIENEFGSYRNITVLRDNKAIKSVDLYNFLLSGKLDVFQFQMGDVINVESVKNYVEINGDVKRPYRFEMKGKSIELGKLLKAVLPNPTATNFTVTKWNQENEQTVSIHSIKGNEHFELHSGEVVEFLPDHNAKSIAVKISGEHLSLHNIVVPKGSTLGEVFEKIKPSMLSDMDSFQLYRKSIAEEQKKLLDAQLNDLEAKTLTTGSMSSEEATIRAQEAQLVMNFIERAKQVELKGKVVINKDTNLSLITLEDGDEIYIPKKSHMVIVQGEVMLPGAQSYVDGMSFEDYINSCGGYSFRANTDNVLIIKKNGLVVSYDPSSSFGDNYSVKPGDAILVMGKVDSKYLQVVKDITQIVYQIAVGAAIVLRY, from the coding sequence ATGAAAAAAATAATAGTAACAATTTTAATCCTTTTAACAAGTTTAACGGCAGTAGAGCTTGATGTAGCTCCAAAAGATGTAGATAGCAATGTCAGTATGATGCAAGAGAGTAAAAAAGTATTTGGTAACAGACTTTTTAACGGTTCATTTTCTCAAAATAAACAACACCGTTATAACCCAAACTATCTTATAAATATCGGTGATGTAGTAAACATCAGACTTTGGGGTGCTTTTGATTTTAATGCCAGTATACCTGTAGATTCACAAGGGAATATCTTTTTACCGAAAGTTGGGACCATACAACTTGTAGGCTTGAAAAATGAAGAGCTCTCTCGTACACTTCAAAGTAAGATCAAAAGTGTTTTTAAAACAAATGTTTATGTCTATGCTGATCTTGGAAACTATCAGCCTGTGAGTGTATTTGTGACAGGTGCCGTAAATAAGCCGGGACTTTATGAAGGACTTTCATCTGACTCTATCATTCAGTTTTTGGACAAAGCTAGGGGAATAGAAAACGAGTTTGGAAGTTACAGAAACATTACGGTACTAAGAGATAACAAAGCTATTAAAAGTGTTGATCTTTATAACTTCTTACTCAGTGGTAAGCTTGATGTTTTTCAGTTTCAAATGGGAGATGTGATCAATGTTGAGAGTGTTAAAAACTATGTAGAGATTAACGGTGATGTAAAACGCCCTTATAGATTTGAGATGAAGGGTAAAAGTATTGAGCTTGGTAAGCTCTTAAAGGCTGTACTGCCAAATCCAACAGCTACAAACTTTACGGTCACTAAATGGAATCAAGAGAATGAACAAACTGTAAGTATTCATAGTATTAAAGGAAACGAGCATTTTGAACTCCATAGCGGTGAAGTGGTAGAGTTTTTACCAGATCATAATGCAAAAAGCATAGCAGTTAAAATTAGTGGAGAACATCTAAGTCTGCATAACATAGTGGTGCCAAAAGGTTCAACTCTTGGTGAAGTATTTGAAAAGATTAAGCCCTCAATGCTTTCAGATATGGACTCGTTCCAGCTTTATAGAAAAAGCATAGCCGAGGAGCAAAAGAAATTACTCGATGCACAGCTGAATGATCTAGAAGCAAAAACACTTACAACAGGTTCTATGAGTTCAGAAGAAGCTACCATAAGAGCGCAAGAAGCACAACTTGTTATGAACTTTATAGAGCGTGCAAAACAGGTAGAACTAAAAGGGAAAGTGGTAATCAATAAAGATACAAATCTCTCTCTTATAACATTAGAAGACGGCGATGAAATTTACATTCCGAAAAAAAGCCATATGGTTATAGTTCAGGGTGAAGTTATGTTACCTGGTGCACAAAGCTATGTAGACGGGATGAGTTTTGAAGATTACATCAATTCATGTGGTGGCTACAGTTTTAGAGCAAATACGGACAATGTTCTTATCATTAAGAAAAACGGTCTGGTTGTAAGCTATGATCCTTCTAGCTCATTTGGTGATAACTATAGTGTAAAACCAGGTGATGCTATACTTGTAATGGGTAAAGTAGATAGTAAATACCTACAGGTTGTCAAGGATATAACACAGATTGTTTACCAGATAGCAGTTGGTGCAGCTATAGTACTTAGATATTGA